The nucleotide sequence CCTAATGCACCATATAGCGCATCTACAATGGTTTGGGAAGTTTCTACATTACCCGCTACCACCGCCGCCGGGTAAGTCGGGTTTAACATACAGCCTTCGGGGATAATAATTTCTAGCGGCACAAGACAGCCGGCATTGAGAGGAATTTTCTCATTGACTAGCGTCCGAAAAACATATAACACAGCCGCTTGAGTAACGGCTTTAGGCGCATTAAAATTACTGTTTAACTGTGGAGAAGTGCCGCTAAAATCAATAGTCGCACTTCTTTTTTTTCGGTCAATTGTAACTTTAACCTGAATTTTTGCTCCCTTATCCATTTGATAGCTAAACTCCCCATCTGTTAAAACCTCAATAGCTTTTCTAACCGCTTCTTCAGCATGATCTTGAACAAATTTCATGTAATCAGTGACAGTGGGCAATCCGTATTGCTCAACCATTTTCCGCAGTTCTTGAACCCCTCTTTCATTGGCGGCAATTTGGGCTTTAAAATCGGCTATATTTTGCTCAGGATTTCGGGCAGGATAGGGATTATTTGAGAGGGCCTTTAGCACTTCCCTTTCTCGGAAATTGCCCTGTTCAACCAGCAGAAAATTATCAAATAAAATGCCTTCTTCTTCTACTGTGCTACTATTAGGTGGCATGGAACCGGGGGTAATGCCTCCGATATCGGCTTGATGTCCACGAGAAGCCACATAAAAGATAATTTTTTGGGCCGCTTCGTCAAATACAGGGGTAATTGCGGTTACATCGGGTAAATGGGTTCCCCCATTATAGGGATTATTTGATAAATAAACATCACCCGCTTCTAAAGTTTCACCTTTATCTTTAATCAGACTGCGAACACTTTCACTCATTGACCCTAAATGTACGGGAATATGAGGAGCATTTGCCACTAATAATCCCTCTTGATCAAAAATCGCACAGGAAAAGTCTAAGCGTTCTTTGATGTTAACCGATGTTGCCGTATTTTGTAAGACAATTCCCATTTGTTCGGCGATGAATTGATAGAGGTTTTTGAAGATTTCTAAGCGGATGGGATCGGGTTTAGAGATGGTATTCATTTTCCTAAATTCTTTAAGCGTTTTTTTGAGCAAGAATAATTAAAAACCAAGGTTTTGTCGAGAGTTTTTCCCAGTCTTGAGGATAGTATTGTTTGCATTCCTCGGTGGG is from Gloeothece verrucosa PCC 7822 and encodes:
- a CDS encoding hydantoinase B/oxoprolinase family protein, with protein sequence MNTISKPDPIRLEIFKNLYQFIAEQMGIVLQNTATSVNIKERLDFSCAIFDQEGLLVANAPHIPVHLGSMSESVRSLIKDKGETLEAGDVYLSNNPYNGGTHLPDVTAITPVFDEAAQKIIFYVASRGHQADIGGITPGSMPPNSSTVEEEGILFDNFLLVEQGNFREREVLKALSNNPYPARNPEQNIADFKAQIAANERGVQELRKMVEQYGLPTVTDYMKFVQDHAEEAVRKAIEVLTDGEFSYQMDKGAKIQVKVTIDRKKRSATIDFSGTSPQLNSNFNAPKAVTQAAVLYVFRTLVNEKIPLNAGCLVPLEIIIPEGCMLNPTYPAAVVAGNVETSQTIVDALYGALGVMAASQGTMNNFTFGNERYQYYETICGGSGAGVNFQGTDAVHTHMTNSRLTDPEVLETRYPVLVESFSIRTGSGGLGQYSGGNGLIRRIKFLEPMTANILSNHRVVAPFGLKGGEPGQVGHNRVQRQDGRQENLESTATRQMQAGDVFIIETPGGGGFGQVKNRD